The DNA sequence TAATTGTACTGCCTGACTTCGTTTCATTACCGTAAGGATTACATACTTCTGCTGATGAGCATAAGTACCTTCTGCCTTAAATATAGTAGCACTCCGCATCAGTTCTTTATGAATAAATTCACAGATTGGTTCCGGTTTATCACAAATAATTGTAAAATACTTGCATAGATTAATATTTTCTATGGCACTGTCAATCACTAAAGACTTTGCCAAAAGACCACATATAGAACATAATCCTATCTGTGCATCAAATATAAAGCATGCCGCAATCGTAATAGACAAATCTACCAGAAACAATGCCGTACCAATATTAATCGGTGTGTGCTTCCTTAGTATCATTGCCAAAATATCTGTACCACCACCACTAGCTCCAATATTAAAAAGAATTGCAGAACTTAATGCCGGAAGTACAATAGCAAAAATCAGTTCCAACACAGGTTCATTTGTGAATGGCTTAGACATCGGATAAATCTTCTCCATCACACTTAAACCAACTGAGGTCAAAATGCTCACATACACCGTTTTTATGCCAAAACTTTTTCCCAAAAAGACAAATCCCAATACCAGAAGCAACATATTAATCACAAAGTTAAGTGTACTGGCACTCAATGACGTCACCGCACTCAACACTACCGCCAAGCCGGTTACTCCGCCAAATGAAAAATGATTTGGAAACTTAAAGAAATATACTCCTATAATCAATATCAATGATGCCACTGTAATCAACGCATATTCAAATATTATTCTTCGTATTGTGTATTTCTTCATTCTCTATTTCCTCCACCGTACGGTACTTTCTCTGTTCTTTGGTCTTGCCAAATCCGGTATTTATCTTAGCATATATTTTTCTATTTGCATATTAATTTTAACAGTTTTTAAGAGAATTTTTCATAATTACCATCTCTGCAAAAAGGTGCCAATTCCATTCGTACAAACCACCCTCTCTCGTGTTCACAAACCGGACACTGATTTGGTGCTTCTTTTCCTTCAAAAATATATCCACAATTCAAACACATCCACTTTGTTTCCACTTTAGAAACAAATAGCTGATTATCCTCCAATAGTTTTGCAAAAGCTCCAAATCGATCCCCATGAAGCTTTTCGATTTCCGCAATCATATGAAAACGGGCTGCCGCTTTCCCGAATCCTTCTTCTTTGGCTATATCTCCAAAATGCTTATATACATCATCATGCTCTTCATACTCATTATGCTGTGCCATCTTCAGCAAATCTGCAATATTCGGACTAATATCAACCGGGTAACCACCGTCAATGTGAATTGTTTCCCCTGCCAGTTCCTGTAACTGATTATAAAAGACTTCTGCATGTTCCCTTTCCTGCTCCGACGTAAAACGAAATACCTGTTCAATTACATACAGTCCCTGCTGTTTTGCTTGATATGCTGCAAAAGTATAACGATTTCTTGCCTGACTCTCCCCTGCAAATGCACGCATTAAGTTCTTCATTGTTTCACTCTGCTTAAAATCTGTTGCCATAAAATTTCCTGCCTTTCATATTATTTCCATAATATGATGTGCAAAAAACAGAAACCTTATACTTATTCTATTCTTGCCGGTCAAATGCATGAATCCAATCCGCTCGGAAAAAATAGAGCATAAAAATAACAGAACTTAAAGACCATGTCAACGGATACGCCCAAAATACTGTCCGAATTACCGGAAAAATTTGTACTGCTATCGTAATATATGTAATTCGTATCATACACCAACAAACCAGCATTACTACCATAGGAACAGTCGACTTTCCTGCCCCTCTGAAAATAGCTGCCAGACAGTGAGACAATGCTAACAGAAAATAGAACAATGTAACAGTTCTCGCCTGAGTAGTTCCATACTGTATTACGGCTGGTGTATTGTCAAAAGCCCCCACCAACTGCGGAATAAACACAAAAATCAATATCCCTATTATTTCCGCCATTGTGATGCAACAAATAATCCCAAAACGAGCTCCTTTTTTTGCCCGATCATACTGTTTTGCCCCAAGATTCTGGCTGATAAAGGTAGTCAATGACATCGCAAAACAATTAATCGGCAGAAATCCAAATCCCTCTATCTTAGCATAGGCGCCACAGCCCGCTACTGCTGCCGAACCAAATGCATTTATATTGGACTGTACCACCACATTTGCAAGAGCAATAATAGAATTCTGTATTCCCGCAGGTACACCGTTACTAATAATTTGTCTCATCATATTACCATGGAACCGTATTTTTTTCACCTGAATACGATATTCCTCTTTACTTCTTATCAGACGCACAAAACACAGTACTGCACTTAAAATCTGCGAAATAATGGTAGCCGCCGCTGCTGCTCCAACTCCCATTTTTAATACTGCAATAAACAACAAATCTAATGCAATGTTAGTAATAGAAGAAATAATCAAATACATGAGCGGATGTCGGCTATCCCCTACCGATTGCAAAATCCCCACAAAAATATTGTACATAACAAATCCGAGAGAACCTGCAAAATAAATCCGAAAATATAAAATAGAATTTGGAAGAACCGATTCCGGTGTTCCCATCCACTGTAAAATATAAGGCGTCGCCAACATTCCAACCAGCGTCAAGACAACTCCTGCCATTAATCCAAGTGCTACCAAAGTATGCACCGCCTTTTCCAATTCTTCCGTTTTACGCGCACCAAAGTAACGCGCAATTACCACACCAGCTCCCATGGCAATTCCATTGAAAAAACCTACCATTAAAAAAATCAGATTCCCTGATGAACTTACCGCAGCCAATGCATCACTGCCAATAAAATTTCCTACTATCAGGGAATCCGCTGTATTATATAACTGTTGAAAAAGGTTACCCAGAAAAATTGGCACTGCAAATGCAATCATCTTTTTCCAAATAACCCCTTCCGTTAATAATGTTGATGATTTTGTATTTTTCACTCCTGTTACCTGCCTTTGTACCACTACCCCTTATTTCTTATCTTATACTCTTTCAAATAGCCTATGAAATCTCTAATTTACAAGAACCTCTCATCTTTAATGGACATTCATAAACATTATCTCCATCACTTTTTCCAATATAAGATATTGGACATTTTCTGCAATCCCCCTTAGCAAAATCTATTGGTACCTCAAACTGTAATGTTGCCTTTTTCACCCCCTGGGATTCCTCTGAGGTCTTAATATTCTTCCAACTCAATGCCTGTCCGCATCCACACTTATCCATTCCTTTTGACACCGGACGTCCACATCCCGGGCAAGAATAGTAGACCTGATCCATATCCCCTTTTGTTTCAATCACCTCCGCAGAAAACTGCTTAATCAATTGTTCCCGCAATTCATCTGTCATCATATATTATCATCCTTTCTAATGATTAATTCGTTCTAATAAATCGCGTATTTTCTCTTTCCTTATATATGTTAATTCTAGCACATGCAGAAAATTTTTTCACTATAGTTTTTTGAGTTTTTTATTTTCGACATACTGCACAAAAAAAGAAGTGCTAATTTAACACTTCTTTTCTATACTAATGAGCGTGCCGGGGTTCGAACCCGGGACAACTTGATTAAAAGTCAAGTGCTCTACCAACTGAGCTACACACCCAAATTTTCTAATTAACTGAAAGTGCCCAGTTCCGGAATCGAACCAGAGACACGAGGATTTTCAGTCCTCTGCTCTACCAACTGAGCTAACTGGGCAGTTGACTAAAAAAAGAATTGCGGGGACAGGATTTGAACCTGTGACCTTCGGGTTATGAGCCCGACGAGCTTCCAGACTGCTCCACCCCGCGATATAAGATAAATGGGCGGAGAAGGATTCGAACCTTCGAAGGCATTGCCAGCAGATTTACAGTCTGTCCCCTTTGGCCACTCGGGAATCCACCCATAATGAAAATATGAAATTTTCAAAAAGCCGATGATCGGACTCGAACCGATAACCTGCTGATTACAAATCAGCTGCTCTGCCAATTGAGCCACATCGGCATATACTATCTATATAGTAACAAAAATGGGACCTACAGGGCTCGAACCTGTGACCCTCTGCTTGTAAGGCAGATGCTCTCCCAGCTGAGCTAAGATCCCATATTAACGACCCAGAAGGGACTCGAACCCTCGACCTCCGCCGTGACAGGGCGGCGCTCTAACCAACTGAGCCACTAGGCCTTCTATTAAGGCATATACCTTAAAAAGTTCACACAGAAATCTTCATCCGTTCTTGGTCAAGCCCTCGACCGATTAGTAACAGTCAGCTACATGCATTACTGCACTTCCACCTCTGCCCTATCTACCTTGTACTCTTCAAGGGGTCTTACTTCCTAAGAATGGGATATCTCATCTTGAGGGGGGCTTCACGCTTAGATGCCTTCAGCGTTTATCCCTTCCGGACTTGGCTACTCTGCCATGGCATTGGTATGCCAACAGATACACCAGTGGTCCGTCCATCCCGGTCCTCTCGTACTAAGGACAGCTCCTCTCAAATATCCTACGCCCGCGCCGGATAGGGACCGAACTGTCTCACGACGTTCTGAACCCAGCTCGCGTACCGCTTTAATGGGCGAACAGCCCAACCCTTGGGACCTGCTACAGCCCCAGGATGCGATGAGCCGACATCGAGGTGCCAAACCACTCCGTCGATGTGAACTCTTGGGAGTGATAAGCCTGTTATCCCCAGGGTAGCTTTTATCCGTTGAGCGATGGCAATCCCACTTTATACCACCGGATCACTAAGTCCTAGTTTCCTACCTGCTCCACCCGTCGGTGTCGCAGTCAAGCTCCCTTCTGCCTTTGCACTCTACAAATGGTTTCCGACCATTCTGAGGGAACCTTTGAGCGCCTCCGATACCCTTTCGGAGGCGACCGCCCCAGTCAAACTCCCCGCCTGGCATTGTCCCACCGCCGGATCACGGCGGCTGGTTAGAAATCCAATACTGCAAGGGTGGTATCCCAACAGTGGCTCCATTGAAACTGGCGTTCCAACTTCTAAGCCTCCCACCTATCCTGTACATGCAGTACCGAATCCCAGTACCAAACTGGAGTAAAGCTCCATGGGGTCTTTCCGTCCTGGCGCGGGTAACCAGCATCTTCACTGGTACTTCAATTTCACCGGGTGCATTGTCGAGACAGTGCTCAAATCATTACGCCTTTCGTGCGGGTCGGAACTTACCCGACAAGGAATTTCGCTACCTTAGGACCGTTATAGTTACGGCCGCCGTTTACTGGGGCTTAAATTCAAAGCTTCGCTTGCGCTAACCTCTCCTCTTAACCTTCCAGCACCGGGCAGGCGTCAGCCCATATACCTCACCTTTCGGTTTTGCATAGACCTGTGTTTTTGCTAAACAGTTGCTTGAGCCTATTCTCTGCGGCCCATCAAAGATGGGCACCCCTTCTCCCGAAGTTACGGGGTCATTTTGCCGAGTTCCTTAACAATGCTTCTCCCGTCGGCCTTAGGATTCTCTCCTCATCCACCTGTGTCGGTTTACGGTACGGGTACAGTATAAACAATAGCGGCTTTTCTTGGTACATGGCTCACATGCTTCGCTACTTTAGTTCGCTCCACATCACGTCTTCGGATTGCTAAGCGGATTTGCCAACTTAACTCCTACCTCGCTTGTACCGGTCTTTCCATTCCCGGCTCATGCTTTCCACATACGTCCCCACAGTTCTGTTATACTGCAGTACAGGAATATCAACCTGTTGTCCATCGACTACGTCTTTCGACCTCGCCTTAGGTCCCGACTTCCCCAGAGCAGATCAGCTTTACTCTGGAAACCTTGGATATTCGGCCGGAAGGATTCTCACCTTCCTCTCGCTACTCATTCCGGCATTCTCTCTTCCTGACACTCCACAGCTCCTTTCGGTACTGCTTCGTCGCGTCAGCAATGCTCCTCTACCGATGTATAAATACATCCCACGGCTTCGGTGTCATGTTTTAGCCCCGGACATTTTCGGCGCAGGACCTCTCGACTAGTGAGCTGTTACGCACTCTTTGAATGAATGGCTGCTTCTGAGCCAACATCCTAGTTGTCTTCGAAATCCCACATCCTTTTCCACTTAACATGCACTTTGGGACCTTAGCCGGTGGTCT is a window from the Roseburia sp. 499 genome containing:
- the rbr gene encoding rubrerythrin, whose amino-acid sequence is MATDFKQSETMKNLMRAFAGESQARNRYTFAAYQAKQQGLYVIEQVFRFTSEQEREHAEVFYNQLQELAGETIHIDGGYPVDISPNIADLLKMAQHNEYEEHDDVYKHFGDIAKEEGFGKAAARFHMIAEIEKLHGDRFGAFAKLLEDNQLFVSKVETKWMCLNCGYIFEGKEAPNQCPVCEHERGWFVRMELAPFCRDGNYEKFS
- a CDS encoding MATE family efflux transporter, which translates into the protein MKNTKSSTLLTEGVIWKKMIAFAVPIFLGNLFQQLYNTADSLIVGNFIGSDALAAVSSSGNLIFLMVGFFNGIAMGAGVVIARYFGARKTEELEKAVHTLVALGLMAGVVLTLVGMLATPYILQWMGTPESVLPNSILYFRIYFAGSLGFVMYNIFVGILQSVGDSRHPLMYLIISSITNIALDLLFIAVLKMGVGAAAAATIISQILSAVLCFVRLIRSKEEYRIQVKKIRFHGNMMRQIISNGVPAGIQNSIIALANVVVQSNINAFGSAAVAGCGAYAKIEGFGFLPINCFAMSLTTFISQNLGAKQYDRAKKGARFGIICCITMAEIIGILIFVFIPQLVGAFDNTPAVIQYGTTQARTVTLFYFLLALSHCLAAIFRGAGKSTVPMVVMLVCWCMIRITYITIAVQIFPVIRTVFWAYPLTWSLSSVIFMLYFFRADWIHAFDRQE
- a CDS encoding YitT family protein, which produces MKKYTIRRIIFEYALITVASLILIIGVYFFKFPNHFSFGGVTGLAVVLSAVTSLSASTLNFVINMLLLVLGFVFLGKSFGIKTVYVSILTSVGLSVMEKIYPMSKPFTNEPVLELIFAIVLPALSSAILFNIGASGGGTDILAMILRKHTPINIGTALFLVDLSITIAACFIFDAQIGLCSICGLLAKSLVIDSAIENINLCKYFTIICDKPEPICEFIHKELMRSATIFKAEGTYAHQQKYVILTVMKRSQAVQLRNFIKMNQPMAFMMITNSSEIIGKGFRGLN